One Prinia subflava isolate CZ2003 ecotype Zambia chromosome 8, Cam_Psub_1.2, whole genome shotgun sequence DNA window includes the following coding sequences:
- the DCAF7 gene encoding DDB1- and CUL4-associated factor 7 translates to MSLHGKRKEIYKYEAPWTVYAMNWSVRPDKRFRLALGSFVEEYNNKVQLVGLDEESSEFICRNTFDHPYPTTKLMWIPDTKGVYPDLLATSGDYLRVWRVGETETRLECLLNNNKNSDFCAPLTSFDWNEVDPYLLGTSSIDTTCTIWGLETGQVLGRVNLVSGHVKTQLIAHDKEVYDIAFSRAGGGRDMFASVGADGSVRMFDLRHLEHSTIIYEDPQHHPLLRLCWNKQDPNYLATMAMDGMEVVILDVRVPCTPVARLNNHRACVNGIAWAPHSSCHICTAADDHQALIWDIQQMPRAIEDPILAYTAEGEINNVQWASTQPDWIAICYNNCLEILRV, encoded by the exons ATGTCGCTGCACGGGAAGCGGAAGGAGATCTACAAATATGAGGCGCCCTGGACCGTGTACGCCATGAACTGGAGCGTCCGGCCCGACAAGCGGTTCCGCCTGGCGCTGGGGAGCTTCGTAGAGGAGTACAACAACAAG GTGCAGCTTGTTGGTTTGGATGAAGAGAGCTCAGAATTCATTTGTAGGAACACCTTTGATCATCCCTACCCCACCACAAAGCTGATGTGGATCCCAGACACCAAGGGAGTTTACCCAGACCTGTTGGCCACCAGTGGTGACTACCTTCGAGTGTGGAGG GTGGGTGAAACTGAGACCCGTCTGGAGTGTTTGCTGAACAACAACAAGAACTCGGATTTCTGTGCTCCGTTGACATCATTTGACTGGAATGAAGTGGATCCTTACCTGTTAG GTACCTCTAGTATTGACACAACCTGCACTATTTGGGGTCTGGAGACAGGACAGGTTCTGGGAAGAGTAAATTTGGTGTCTGGCCACGTGAAGACCCAGCTTATTGCACATGACAAAGAG gtGTACGACATCGCCTTCAGCCGCGCCGGCGGCGGCAGGGACATGTTCGCCTCGGTGGGCGCCGACGGCTCGGTCAGGATGTTCGACCTGCGccacctggagcacagcaccATCATCTACGAGGACCCCCAGCACCACCCGCTGCTGCGGCTCTGCTGGAACAAGCAGGACCCAAACTACCTGGCCACGATGGCCATGGACGGCATGGag GTTGTGATTCTGGATGTCAGAGTTCCCTGCACCCCTGTTGCCAGGTTAAACAACCACAGAGCGTGTGTAAATGGAATTGCCTGGGCACCTCACTCTTCCTGTCACATCTGTACAGCAG CGGATGATCACCAGGCTCTCATCTGGGACATCCAGCAAATGCCTCGTGCCATTGAGGACCCCATCCTGGCCTACACAGCTGAGGGAGAGATCAACAATGTACAGTGGGCGTCCACCCAGCCAGACTGGATAGCCATCTGCTACAACAACTGCCTGGAGATCCTCAGAGTCTAA